In one window of Zygosaccharomyces rouxii strain CBS732 chromosome E complete sequence DNA:
- the URB1 gene encoding Urb1p (similar to uniprot|P34241 Saccharomyces cerevisiae YKL014C URB1 Nucleolar protein required for the normal accumulation of 25S and 5.8S rRNAs associated with the 27SA2 pre-ribosomal particle proposed to be involved in the biogenesis of the 60S ribosomal subunit): MKSQDIPLVDHEKSAGRNKYKQSGNVDDEVLVNLSNLVHSLENEDDSKDFGPLLEFFHKNYISQAVQSWSYYAQVNNHAKLTESTILLTRTLVVLRSNANALEYGGILIKLILDNYMKVLYRSLNNIKASLTIPTIHLMKEMIDFNSGQYIEEFTSSFDFSLRSLPKILTVNKNDISSFNPTNKNHRLHIRFEFIRFWLSLISHCTPLLRRDLVIQNSKIMGAWFKQMDKADTAELMEETVEVLCTKFVQEKAFKKMTKTQILNELALSKIYSYFYSSNKSLVKKVNEFFIAYGADPESSVAFPDNLPWYQESPFNTSLKGVPVTVNQKDFRIHNKLLFNALKNFKPWESDMQASTVLKILDHVPELVPPYCHYLASHGTHDPKMTSYWFGCTMLLGRIINLKIPTSMANIQSETAPSLDLVIQAILPAPLTKISLTKALQHEKMIITQLACQLLVFSFQKLSKVLKLYESKGWGSASAPLRNSFYQSIPDLTIITSVMNQSYLTAKNNKVMQLSLTLLLKYYSTTFPNFFSINMPSSNIYMDIMRKDEFSGIDLAIVDNFLQFQELNGTQTKWWNAPAGQNSLFTSLLKMASSKNSTNAVASKISQLLQHMFHGTVAFNEVLCSPLWILIYSLQVLSFEDHKNDEVNKIWKLLDETISRCMKMPYRYVDSSKDYEKISPFLVVLCDQWKFIDGQGSLESAAKWICILLRTFIICGESAEGIRRLAESFVGVPKEYLDIYLTFENYETKTKKLCSDESFKLANFQGASFFQHITITPYSKLTKVVRYPVNELDAVGLIWRLQNLVRDRAITFNGMFKEVTDTLLAKLANFSNSNVSFRLISPEVIKNLLPVSGYLDNENMKSYFASQALFQLYHESNLNNPAFEQFIFAWLKDHMDILQSDEPNAMMFASAICTCLQTIHAPTILENYKQINPQSLDIILQKVWEIPNQKVSFKIFEYAMKVPSSNLDQLLAKFIAEDKIIDFQPENFVAQSLEKFPIAFETFARSKWFDFDLLLSYLPRIQGTEVALVAALSLPESNDSRLQEFLQNVINDCCEKLDRQEISSGALKLFCSRPEMLTKNQQLSAVRHITTNYHEKYSSEVIKFVRSVNNYDDPNVIAWLNKTILYGTKYFSNATELSPDFSLYLSELEKLTASVNIWSKVNHTYLQAQHEVILTGFWVNNSRVLQYMIHLLMNGKGKDVQCTRMLQGILNNEKNALKVENNDNFLRFVTAATIFTLFMMDPQQNSTNIVQSKLIELYGGTMSCEDRMILKIIGEIETITSSSWINESCSLELLEEENETAGEYGSRKIVALEREGTFITLDKNTILNTVNNFPLNRPIIPGQFNWEALFSFYSDNTVYLSNTVGAIYDPEFLMLMSLQSGAGLVTSSTAEDGSTTYKFEIQRYLMSDIFQIILLSLAESGDLQKISLRIIYGMLSSLEEDSQFKYGHIIAVLLKKIVFSFEKAKLEDKPFRIASCIWFAISRLSGLLVNPGSLLHETAFRWVLNSPFIMPNDFPLLQDLTTPNEKFRGYENFYRQLAWVLECLDLGTKTDEDVHFMKQRSILEWLSNLKNLPYLNARLYTMIDSIFYKVQRLEDGGSTLLTRFASASTLELQDLFLQQQLKRNASSIAKNKNDKRLIRNKLVLETHRVNTSEILLGHTEIMNSQKRVRLWAEDDQENISKRIKN, from the coding sequence ATGAAGTCTCAAGATATACCACTGGTTGACCATGAAAAATCGGCAGGACGTAATAAATACAAGCAGAGCGGTAATGTGGATGATGAAGTGTTGGTTAATCTTTCGAATTTGGTGCATAGTTTAGAAAATGAGGATGATTCTAAGGATTTTGGTCCATTGCTGGAATTCTTCCATAAGAATTACATCTCACAAGCCGTACAGAGTTGGTCTTATTACGCTCAAGTTAATAACCATGCAAAACTAACAGAATCGACAATTCTATTAACACGGACATTAGTGGTTCTCAGATCTAATGCAAATGCGCTTGAATATGGTGGTATCTTGATCAAACTAATTTTAGACAACTACATGAAGGTTCTGTACAGAAGTTTGAACAATATAAAAGCTTCATTGACGATACCGACAatccatttgatgaaagaaatgattgatttcaattcaggCCAATatattgaagaatttactTCCAGCTTCGACTTCTCCTTACGGAGTTTACCCAAGATTCTTACGGTCAACAAAAACGATATTTCCAGTTTTAACCCCACGAATAAAAATCATAGACTACATattagatttgaatttaTCAGGTTTTGGTTATCATTAATTTCTCATTGTACACCTCTACTGAGAAGGGATCTCGTTAtacaaaattcaaagattatGGGAGCCTGGTTTAAACAGATGGATAAGGCAGATACAGCTGAATTAATGGAAGAAACTGTAGAAGTTTTGTGCACTAAATTTGTGCAGGAGAAAGCCTTTAAGAAGATGACCAAGACTCAAATTTTGAACGAATTGGCGCTTTCCAAGATTTATTCTTATTTCTACTCTTCAAACAAGTCATTGGTAAAGAAAGTCaacgaatttttcataGCTTATGGTGCAGATCCAGAAAGTAGTGTTGCATTCCCTGATAATCTCCCATGGTATCAAGAATCTCCTTTCAATACTTCTCTAAAGGGTGTACCGGTAACGGTTAATCAAAAGGACTTCAGAATCCATAACAAATTGTTGTTtaatgcattgaaaaatttcaaaccTTGGGAAAGCGATATGCAGGCTTCTACCGttcttaaaattttagatCATGTCCCAGAACTAGTTCCACCTTACTGTCATTATTTGGCATCTCATGGTACTCATGATCCTAAAATGACTTCTTATTGGTTCGGTTGTACGATGTTGTTGGGTAGAATCattaatttgaagattccTACATCTATGGCGAATATTCAGAGTGAAACTGCACCATCGTTAGATTTAGTGATACAAGCGATCTTACCCGCACCCTTGACCAAGATCTCCTTAACAAAAGCATTACAACATGAGAAAATGATTATTACGCAATTGGCATGTCAGCTACTGGTattttctttccaaaagTTATCCAAAGTCTTAAAATTATACGAAAGTAAAGGTTGGGGTTCTGCATCAGCACCTCTAAGGAATTCATTTTATCAAAGCATACCAGACTTGACAATTATTACCAGTGTGATGAACCAATCTTATCTAACAGCCAAAAACAACAAAGTCATGCAATTATCACTCACTTTATTGTTGAAATATTACAGTACGACTTTCCCTAACTTCTTCAGCATTAACATGccatcttcaaatatttACATGGATATTATGCgtaaagatgaattttctGGGATCGATTTGGCCATAGTAGATAATTTCttacaatttcaagaacTAAATGGTACCCAAACAAAATGGTGGAATGCCCCAGCTGGacaaaattctcttttcactTCATTATTAAAGAtggcatcttcaaaaaattctACTAATGCCGTGGCCTCCAAAATCTCTCAACTATTGCAGCATATGTTTCATGGTACCGTAGCATTCAACGAAGTGCTGTGCTCTCCTCTCTGGATTTTGATCTACAGTTTGCAAGTCTTATCCTTCGAGGATCATAAAAATGACGAAGTCAATAAAATATGGAAATTATTAGATGAAACCATATCTCGGTGCATGAAAATGCCATATCGCTATGTCGACTCGTCAAAGGACTACGAGAAgatttcaccatttttagTGGTTCTTTGTGACCAGTGGAAATTTATTGATGGTCAAGGCTCTCTCGAATCAGCCGCTAAATGGATCTGCATTTTATTGAGAACCTTTATAATATGTGGCGAGTCTGCGGAAGGTATTAGAAGACTAGCTGAGAGTTTTGTTGGAGTGCCTAAGGAGTATTTGGATATTTATCTTACTTTCGAAAATTATGAAACCAAGACTAAGAAGCTGTGTTCAGATGAATCGTTCAAATTGGCAAACTTTCAAGGCGCTTCATTCTTCCAACATATCACAATCACACCGTATAgtaaattgaccaaagTTGTCCGTTATCCTGTAAATGAACTAGACGCTGTGGGGTTAATTTGGAGACTTCAAAACTTGGTCCGCGACAGGGCTATCACCTTCAATGGAATGTTCAAAGAAGTAACAGATACTTTATTAGCTAAGCTggcaaatttttcaaattcgaATGTTTCATTCCGTTTAATAAGTCCCGAAgtaataaagaatttattaCCAGTATCAGGCTATTTGGATAATGAGAATATGAAGTCGTATTTCGCTTCCCAAGCACTGTTTCAATTATATCATGAATCGAATCTGAATAACCCTGCTTTCGAACAGTTTATCTTTGCTTGGTTAAAAGACCATATGGATATTTTACAAAGTGATGAACCGAATGCCATGATGTTCGCTTCAGCTATATGCACTTGCCTTCAAACGATACATGCTCCAACTATACTTGAAAATTATAAACAAATCAATCCGCAATCTTTGGACAttattttacaaaaagtgTGGGAGATTCCAAACCAAAAAGtctctttcaaaattttcgaGTATGCTATGAAAGTGCCTTCCTCAAATCTAGATCAATTGTTGGCCAAATTTATTGCTGAAGACAAAATAATTGATTTCCAACCAGAGAATTTCGTTGCACAGTCCCTTGAAAAATTCCCTATTGCATTTGAAACATTCGCGCGCTCTAAATGGTTTGACTTTGATCTACTTTTGTCTTACTTGCCCAGAATTCAAGGAACTGAAGTGGCACTAGTCGCCGCTCTCAGCTTACCAGAAAGTAATGATTCTCGActacaagaatttttacaaaatgtaATAAATGATTGTTGCGAAAAATTGGATCGCCAGGAAATTTCCTCTGGTGCCCTCAAATTATTCTGCTCTCGTCCTGAGATGTTGAcaaaaaatcaacaatTATCGGCGGTGAGACATATTACCACAAATTATCATGAGAAATACAGTTCAGAAGTAATCAAATTCGTTAGATCAGTGAACAATTACGATGATCCAAATGTGATTGCATGGTTAAacaaaacaattttataTGGTACCAAATACTTTTCCAATGCAACTGAACTTTCACCAGACTTTTCATTATACCTTTCAGaactggaaaaattgacagCTTCAGTGAATATATGGTCGAAAGTGAATCACACCTATTTACAGGCACAGCATGAAGTTATATTAACAGGGTTTTGGGTCAATAATTCGAGAGTGTTACAATATATGATTCACCTTCTAATGAACGGCAAAGGAAAAGATGTACAATGCACTAGAATGCTGCAAGGAATTTTAAACAACGAAAAAAATGCGCTGAAGGTTGAAAACAATGATAACTTCTTGCGCTTCGTAACTGCAGCCACAATCTTTACCTTATTCATGATGGATCCACAGCAGAACAGTACCAACATTGTTCAGTCAAAACTTATTGAATTATATGGCGGAACTATGTCTTGTGAAGACCGAATGATTCTAAAGATAAttggagaaattgaaacGATTACTTCATCGTCCTGGATAAACGAATCTTGTTCTCTGGAACTTTTGGAAGAGGAGAACGAAACTGCAGGTGAGTATGGTAGCAGAAAGATAGTTGCGCTTGAAAGGGAAGGAACTTTTATTACGCTGGATAAGAACACTATTCTTAACACAGTTAATAACTTCCCACTGAACAGACCTATTATACCTGGCCAATTCAATTGGGAAGCGCTTTTCTCCTTTTACAGCGACAATACAGTGTATTTGTCTAATACAGTTGGTGCCATTTATGATCCTGAGTTTTTGATGCTAATGTCTTTACAGAGCGGCGCTGGTCTTGTCACTTCCTCCACTGCTGAAGATGGTTCCACAACGTATAAATTTGAGATTCAAAGGTATTTGATGTCGGATATTTTCCAGATCAtactattatcattagCTGAGAGTGGTGATCTCCAAAAAATCTCTTTGAGAATAATATATGGAATGTTGAGTTCTTTGGAAGAGGATAGTCAATTCAAGTATGGGCACATTATCGCAGTCCTATTAAAGAAAATCGTATTTTCTTTCGAAAAGGCAAAGTTGGAGGATAAACCATTTAGGATTGCATCTTGCATTTGGTTTGCCATATCACGTCTTTCTGGACTACTCGTAAACCCAGGATCTTTACTTCATGAGACGGCCTTCCGTTGGGTTTTGAACTCACCATTTATCATGCCTAATGACTTCCCTCTTTTGCAGGATCTTACAACACCTAATGAAAAGTTCAGGGGCTATGAAAATTTTTACCGCCAGCTTGCGTGGGTACTAGAATGCCTAGATTTAGGTACTAAGACGGATGAGGACGTTCACTTTATGAAACAAAGAAGCATTTTAGAATGGTTGTCCAATTTAAAAAATCTTCCTTATTTAAATGCTAGGTTATACACCATGATTGACAGCATTTTTTATAAGGTACAAAGATTAGAAGACGGAGGTTCTACCTTATTGACTAGATTTGCATCTGCCTCAACTTTGGAACTTCAAGACTTATTCTTACAACAGCAATTAAAGAGGAATGCTAGTTCAATTGCCAAGAATAAGAATGATAAGAGACTAATCAGAAACAAATTGGTACTGGAAACTCATCGGGTAAACACcagtgaaattttattggGCCATACGGAAATTATGAACTCACAAAAGAGGGTGAGGCTCTGGGCAGAGGACGATCAAGAGAACATCTCCAAGCGCATTAAAAATTAG
- the INA22 gene encoding Ina22p (similar to uniprot|P40576 Saccharomyces cerevisiae YIR024C (putative) involved in cell cycle control), with the protein MFARFTRPLQKVAAARFYSQVSASATSKQANSKFDKSIIKPILVVIVFGTMLSHVMNQQRLAGEMERRYVLKMEILKDLIERARKGEINIDVQEELKLVNKLFERNKEARFLNDKEAEKLSQISSSQNYSEAEVLQSMNNSTRALEKESLDDLLKSIMDEVSDEPKSSARKSNPKPKQQQSGEFITDRDTLREKAEYERELLQYKPSTDVHLIVENPGELSSAAGDTKVSKFL; encoded by the coding sequence ATGTTTGCAAGGTTTACAAGGCCCTTACAAAAGGTTGCTGCTGCAAGGTTTTATTCGCAAGTATCTGCGAGTGCCACGAGTAAGCAAGCAAATTCCAAGTTTGATAAATCAATCATTAAGCCTATACTAGTAGTAATTGTGTTTGGTACGATGCTATCGCATGTTATGAATCAGCAACGATTGGCTGGGGAAATGGAAAGAAGGTATGTTCTTAAGATGGAAATTCTAAAGGATTTAATCGAGAGAGCTAGAAAAGGTGAAATCAATATCGATGTACAAGAAGAGCTAAAGTTAGTGAATAAATTATTTGAGCGGAATAAAGAAGCTAGATTTTTAAACGATAAAGAAGCAGAAAAATTGTCACAAATATCTTCTTCGCAAAACTATTCTGAAGCGGAAGTTTTACAAAGCATGAATAACTCAACAAGGGCTCTCGAGAAGGAATCGCTTGACGACCTCTTGAAAAGCATTATGGATGAAGTATCAGATGAACCAAAATCTTCAGCTCGTAAATCTAATCCAAAGCCCAAGCAGCAGCAATCTGGAGAATTTATCACTGACAGGGATACCCTGAGAGAAAAGGCGGAATATGAAAGAGAATTGTTACAATATAAACCTTCTACTGATGTTCATTTAATTGTAGAGAATCCAGGTGAATTGAGTTCAGCTGCAGGGGACACTAAAGTTAgcaaatttttgtaa
- the DAL81 gene encoding Dal81p (similar to gnl|GLV|CAGL0F06743g Candida glabrata CAGL0F06743g and similar to YIR023W uniprot|P21657 Saccharomyces cerevisiae YIR023W DAL81 Positive regulator of genes in multiple nitrogen degradation pathways contains DNA binding domain but does not appear to bind the dodecanucleotide sequence present in the promoter region of many genes involved in allantoin catabolism) — MSSGTDRQKESDDMSGDKNQNLYDKSNGNHEMLSFNDNYAMILQKLANDNSHLLTQDLNLNSMGVGPSTSDNNNDNSNNSNNGNSANFPSTRPSDIGNSGNGGDRQNLDALLQHYQSLLTRSASQYPESSAGASVGENNNNINNRNNCSNNTVENNVSGNSVKNSEADTSGKVDSNNNTSTNNNNNGNNNSHNTTTSNNAHNSNNKSMITERPCDHCRRRQTKCVLVPDLADCVQCETKGIKCTFSDLPNNVNKFMGVADTMNPNGKHQRQDNGVDLEGLLKRAKINNNDNVAQYYAELLQNLHESMNNNNNNNNNGSSSIHASAASSAPTPTTMHNNGFVNMLQQGQQQQQPPVSLPPQQQPPPFPSQPSGQYPRSSLYVGPTSSYDLNLINHIKLDNIDQIQLLPSVSLRKVAPDVLFVLRDNFNEQAFLKQEQEVDMVERLVYPHGKVLIDIFFKLIHPCFPILHERVFLEKYSRSYRELTAPLLASIYSLSIQWWDFHPKLIGFAKPDVVEQLNEIAYRTFFQMIERPKLSIVQTGLLMLQCRSEYPNNWVLCSALVALCEELGLGIDCQDWRLPRWERGLRRRLAWAVWTQEKWTALVESRNSHLILGRNWMVKLLTEEDFPQNSPVISGSQDTTSRNSMGPENSMGNISLIDMSPTDEDFVSGNLMFQQLVSLTVILGEIMDTFYTEGATKITTRIEQVLKLAKPLQLKLREWYHSLPPQLSMNKFVPRKFNPNATLTLAYFAAEITLHRKIISTLKQDTPKELVQVCRTAAKTRLVAAIEFVRDLKSEHINAFWYTCSTGNLMLIAIFAALLYVTAQTRDEAVVVRDYLRNYIWILRVGSKSFDKSGHALKSIHVLLSQIPGLLTDELPREFVPTRSQSPMYPASQQWKVPPMMTGPSSMDSQQISPNLSQLRSVPTEILQNLSGLPGDSPRFPMNRSTAQSSPVNISGDVNGSGGSNTYGSGNESEHSIKASMDQSNSSPKDGQLTSKEESVDTEHPSPDPIMNTSSVGGVDRNLIDPSTLTQNPRGKPITPQSVNGNNEAKDNAPASNADALDKSTTSGGGSSVSPSSIHGKEDTHNASNEDLNESSPKNLDLENKD, encoded by the coding sequence ATGTCTTCAGGCACAGATCGGCAAAAGGAATCAGACGATATGAGTGGTGATAAGAATCAAAACCTCTATGACAAAAGCAATGGCAACCATGAGATGTTGAGCTTTAACGATAATTATGCAATgattttgcaaaaattgGCCAATGATAATTCACACCTTTTAACTCAAGATCTTAATCTAAATTCGATGGGGGTAGGTCCTAGTACTAGcgataataataatgacaatagtaataacagCAACAATGGTAATAGTGCTAACTTTCCCAGTACACGACCCTCTGATATTGGTAACAgtggtaatggtggtgATAGACAAAATTTAGATGCTCTTTTACAGCATTACCAAAGCCTATTGACAAGGTCTGCTTCGCAGTACCCAGAATCCAGTGCAGGCGCTTCAGTTGGGgaaaataacaataatattaaCAATCGTAATAATTGCAGTAACAATACAGTTGAGAATAATGTCAGCGGGAACAGTGTAAAAAACAGTGAGGCCGATACAAGTGGGAAGGTTGACAGTAACAACAATACTAGTActaataacaataacaatggcaacaacaacagccaCAACACTACTACTTCCAATAATGCTcataatagtaataataagtCAATGATTACAGAAAGGCCCTGCGATCATTGCCGTCGAAGACAGACAAAATGTGTATTAGTACCAGATTTAGCAGATTGTGTTCAATGTGAGACTAAAGGTATTAAATGTACGTTTTCAGATCTTCCTAACAATGTGAATAAATTTATGGGAGTCGCAGACACGATGAATCCTAATGGCAAGCATCAGAGGCAAGATAATGGCGTCGATTTAGAAGGACTTTTGAAGAGGGCGAAGataaataataatgataatgtGGCACAGTACTATGCAGAACTTTTACAGAATTTACATGAGTCCatgaataataataataacaataacaacaacggtAGCAGTAGTATTCACGCCAGTGCTGCTTCCTCGGCACCAACTCCAACTACAATGCACAATAATGGTTTTGTGAATATGCTACAACAAGgacaacaacagcagcaaccGCCTGTATCACTGCCACCACAGCAACAACCTCCACCCTTCCCATCACAGCCTAGTGGTCAATACCCTAGATCTTCATTGTACGTGGGTCCAACATCCTCATACGATTTGAACTTGATTAACCATATCAAGCTGGACAATATCGATCAAATCCAATTATTACCTTCGGTTTCCTTAAGGAAAGTAGCACCAGATGTCTTGTTTGTGCTTAGAGATAATTTTAATGAACAAGCTTTCTTAAAGCAAGAACAGGAAGTTGATATGGTAGAACGATTGGTTTATCCGCATGGTAAAGTTCTAATtgacatttttttcaaattgattcATCCGTGTTTCCCAATTTTACATGAAAGGGTGTTTTTGGAAAAGTACTCAAGATCTTACAGAGAGTTAACAGCCCCACTACTGGCATCAATATATTCCCTATCAATTCAGTGGTGGGATTTTCATCCAAAACTAATTGGATTCGCTAAGCCCGATGTGGTGGAACAATTAAATGAAATAGCGTATCGAaccttttttcaaatgatcGAAAGACCCAAATTAAGTATAGTACAAACTGGGTTACTCATGTTACAATGTCGTAGTGAATATCCAAATAACTGGGTTCTATGTTCAGCACTTGTGGCTTTATGTGAAGAACTCGGATTAGGTATCGATTGTCAAGATTGGAGACTTCCCAGGTGGGAAAGAGGACTGCGAAGAAGATTAGCATGGGCCGTATGGACACAAGAAAAATGGACTGCCCTTGTTGAATCTCGTAATTCTCACTTGATTTTGGGCAGGAATTGGATGGTTAAGCTATTGACAGAAGAGGATTTTCCTCAAAATTCTCCCGTCATTAGCGGCTCCCAAGATACCACGTCTAGAAATAGTATGGGACCAGAGAATTCTATGGGTAACATATCTTTGATAGATATGTCCCcaactgatgaagattttgtTTCCGGAAATCTAATGTTTCAACAGTTGGTGTCCCTAACAGTAATTTTGGGTGAAATTATGGACACTTTTTACACTGAAGGTGCTACAAAGATAACAACTAGAATCGAACAAGTGCTCAAATTAGCTAAACCATTACAGTTAAAATTAAGAGAGTGGTACCACTCCTTACCGCCACAATTATCAATGAACAAATTCGTACCGCGGAAATTTAATCCTAATGCCACTTTAACTTTAGCATATTTCGCTGCGGAGATAACTTTGCATCGAAAGATAATTTCTACTTTAAAGCAAGACACCCCAAAGGAACTCGTTCAAGTCTGTCGAACGGCCGCCAAGACAAGATTGGTAGCTGCTATTGAATTCGTCAGAGACTTGAAAAGTGAACACATTAATGCATTCTGGTACACATGTTCTACGGGCAATCTCATGCTAATAGCCATTTTTGCAGCTTTGCTTTACGTGACAGCACAGACTAGAGATGAAGCAGTAGTTGTAAGAGATTATCTGCGCAATTACATCTGGATCCTAAGAGTAGGATCTAAGTCATTTGACAAATCGGGTCATGCTCTTAAAAGTATCCACGTATTACTCTCTCAAATTCCAGGATTGTTGACCGATGAGTTACCTAGAGAGTTTGTGCCCACGAGGTCACAATCCCCCATGTATCCAGCTTCACAGCAGTGGAAAGTCCCTCCGATGATGACGGGACCCTCAAGCATGGATTCACAACAAATATCACCAAATTTAAGCCAGTTAAGGAGTGTACCTACcgaaattttacaaaactTAAGTGGTCTACCGGGTGATTCACCTCGATTCCCCATGAACAGAAGCACCGCACAGAGTTCCCCTGTTAATATAAGTGGTGATGTTAACGGAAGTGGTGGTTCTAACACTTACGGCAGTGGTAACGAAAGTGAACATAGCATAAAGGCTTCAATGGATCAATCGAATTCTTCTCCCAAAGATGGTCAATTAACCTCCAAGGAAGAATCAGTAGACACCGAACATCCAAGCCCTGATCCTATCATGAACACTTCTTCAGTTGGCGGTGTTGATAGGAATTTAATCGATCCCTCCACATTAACTCAAAATCCAAGAGGAAAGCCTATAACTCCCCAAAGCGTGAATGGTAACAATGAAGCAAAGGATAATGCCCCTGCATCAAATGCTGACGCTCTTGATAAATCCACTACATCAGGAGGTGGTTCTAGCGTTTCCCCATCTTCCATTCATGGTAAGGAAGACACGCACAATGCCTctaatgaagatttaaatGAATCATCACCAAAAAATCTAGATCTTGAGAATAAggattga
- the ARC19 gene encoding Arc19p (highly similar to uniprot|P33204 Saccharomyces cerevisiae YKL013C ARC19 Subunit of the ARP2/3 complex which is required for the motility and integrity of cortical actin patches), with protein sequence MSQSLRPYLTAVRYSLEAALTLSNFSSQEVERHNRPEVEVPNTSAELLLQPIHISRNENEQVLIESSVNSVRVSIKVKQADEIEQILVHKFTRFLEQRAESFYILRRSPMPGFSISFLITNKHTETMKTGKLVDFIIEFMEEVDKEISEMKLFLNARARFVAEAYLDQFVY encoded by the coding sequence ATGTCCCAATCACTACGTCCTTATTTGACCGCCGTACGCTATTCCCTCGAAGCTGCTCTAACATTGAGTAACTTTTCATCACAAGAAGTGGAAAGACACAATAGACCTGAAGTGGAAGTACCCAACACAAGTGCAGAACTTCTATTGCAACCAATTCACATCTCTCGTAACGAAAATGAACAAGTCTTAATCGAATCAAGTGTAAATTCAGTCCGTGTTAGTATTAAGGTGAAGCAAgcagatgaaattgaacagATTTTAGTACACAAATTCACACGTTTCTTGGAACAACGTGCAGAATCTTTTTACATTTTAAGACGTTCGCCAATGCCAGGATTTAGCATTTCATTCTTAATCACAAATAAACATACAGAAACTATGAAAACGGGGAAATTGGTAGATTTTATCATCGAATTTATGGAGGAAGTGGATAAAGAAATCAGCGAAATGAAGTTGTTTCTTAACGCAAGAGCTAGATTCGTGGCAGAAGcatatttggatcaattcGTATATTAG